A stretch of Microcoleus sp. FACHB-68 DNA encodes these proteins:
- the hetZ gene encoding heterocyst differentiation protein HetZ — MEAIFQLLFSELKQSTRASEHNCRDVAMRIAEEVTRICDQSQRIQASGEVEVWATTLARHRLQQCLNYYALGSRQGRVELHSTLSAIVYRYITPPQAQAGYQARLTLIEDFLQGFYLEALNAFRREAQLSATYSPKTLLELSEYMAFVERYGKRRIPLRGGRSQQLIILRAQTFSQQQPLETSVDMEQAAEGAGVESDQTWNDTSVQQVRELMVAKEPEPMVEDLRQEVIKELMAYLEENQRNDCADYFSLRLQDLTTHEIETILGLTPRQRDYLQQRFKYHLIRFALRHRWELVHQWLEADLEKNLGLVPHQWQELHEKIGQENSELLRLKQKGKADTEIAQILGCTVNQVQKRWFKLLEQAWEIRNRLVSGEGTSTNE, encoded by the coding sequence GTGGAAGCAATATTTCAGCTGCTGTTTAGTGAACTCAAACAGTCCACTCGTGCATCTGAGCACAACTGCCGAGATGTGGCAATGCGGATCGCCGAAGAAGTCACTCGGATCTGCGACCAAAGCCAGCGCATTCAGGCATCCGGAGAGGTAGAAGTCTGGGCGACAACTTTGGCTCGGCATCGCTTACAGCAATGTCTTAACTATTACGCCTTGGGGTCGCGTCAAGGACGAGTCGAATTACACAGCACCCTCAGTGCCATTGTCTATCGTTACATTACACCTCCCCAAGCACAAGCCGGTTATCAAGCGCGGCTAACCCTGATTGAAGATTTTTTACAGGGATTTTATCTGGAAGCCTTAAATGCCTTTCGGCGGGAGGCCCAGCTAAGCGCGACTTACAGCCCCAAAACGCTGTTAGAACTCTCCGAATATATGGCCTTCGTAGAGCGCTATGGTAAGCGGCGCATTCCTTTGCGCGGGGGACGCAGCCAGCAGTTGATTATTCTACGGGCGCAAACATTTTCACAACAGCAGCCGCTAGAAACCTCTGTAGATATGGAGCAGGCAGCAGAGGGAGCCGGTGTCGAGTCTGATCAGACGTGGAACGACACCTCTGTACAGCAAGTGCGAGAGCTGATGGTTGCTAAAGAACCTGAACCGATGGTTGAGGATCTGCGCCAAGAGGTCATTAAAGAATTAATGGCCTACCTAGAAGAGAATCAGCGAAACGACTGTGCCGATTACTTTTCGCTGCGCTTGCAAGATTTAACAACCCACGAAATTGAGACTATTCTAGGGTTGACACCTAGGCAGCGGGATTATTTACAGCAGCGTTTCAAATATCACCTCATTCGGTTTGCACTTCGCCATCGCTGGGAACTCGTCCATCAGTGGTTGGAAGCAGATTTGGAGAAAAACCTAGGGCTTGTGCCACACCAGTGGCAGGAGTTGCACGAAAAAATTGGTCAAGAAAATTCTGAACTGCTACGGTTAAAACAAAAGGGAAAAGCTGATACGGAAATCGCACAAATCTTGGGTTGTACAGTTAACCAGGTGCAGAAAAGGTGGTTTAAGCTGCTGGAGCAAGCCTGGGAAATTCGCAATCGTTTAGTGTCCGGAGAGGGTACATCTACTAATGAATAG
- the sds gene encoding solanesyl diphosphate synthase, whose amino-acid sequence MTSATSLFSPVEADLRVLTENLKQLVSARHPILFAAAEHLFGATGKRVRPAIVLLISRATMQGLDITPRHRRLAEITEMIHTASLVHDDVVDESEVRRGIPTVHSSFGNRVAVLAGDFLFAQSSWYLANLDNLAVVKLLSEVIMDLAEGEIQQGLNRFDTNLSVEAYLEKSYYKTASLLANSSKAAGLLSEVSEELAEDLYSYGRHIGLAFQIVDDILDFTGSTEALGKPAASDLKSGNLTAPVLFALEEKPYLEALIEREFSQAGDLEQALTYIKESTGIDRSRELAAHHAQLAVQHITKLPPSEPRQTLINLADYVLSRLY is encoded by the coding sequence ATGACCTCAGCCACCTCCCTATTTTCCCCCGTTGAAGCAGACCTGCGGGTGCTGACAGAGAACTTAAAACAACTCGTCAGTGCTCGTCATCCGATCCTGTTCGCTGCGGCAGAACACCTATTCGGTGCAACGGGAAAGCGAGTGAGGCCAGCAATTGTCCTCCTGATCTCGCGAGCAACAATGCAGGGGCTTGACATCACCCCCCGTCACCGCCGGCTGGCAGAAATTACGGAAATGATCCACACGGCAAGCTTGGTACACGACGATGTGGTGGACGAGTCAGAAGTCCGTCGGGGAATTCCCACCGTTCACAGCAGCTTTGGCAACCGAGTGGCTGTGCTGGCAGGCGATTTCTTATTCGCCCAGTCTTCCTGGTATTTGGCCAATTTAGATAACTTGGCGGTTGTCAAACTTCTGTCAGAAGTAATTATGGATCTGGCAGAAGGAGAAATTCAGCAAGGACTCAACCGTTTTGACACGAACTTGTCGGTAGAAGCTTACTTAGAAAAGAGCTACTACAAAACAGCTTCTCTGCTCGCCAACAGTTCTAAAGCAGCCGGTTTACTCAGTGAAGTTTCGGAAGAACTGGCAGAAGATTTGTATAGCTATGGGCGTCATATCGGTCTGGCTTTCCAGATTGTGGATGATATCTTGGACTTTACGGGTTCTACAGAAGCATTAGGCAAGCCGGCAGCGTCCGATCTAAAAAGTGGGAATCTGACAGCGCCGGTGTTATTTGCCTTGGAAGAAAAGCCTTACTTAGAAGCTCTGATCGAGCGAGAATTTTCCCAAGCAGGAGATTTAGAACAAGCCCTCACGTACATTAAAGAAAGCACCGGCATTGATCGCTCCCGCGAATTAGCTGCACATCACGCTCAGCTAGCAGTGCAGCACATAACCAAGTTACCGCCCTCAGAGCCGCGTCAAACTTTAATTAACCTAGCCGACTACGTTCTAAGCCGGCTTTATTAG
- the murI gene encoding glutamate racemase, with translation MNSSFSPRSFNPSSFTGEPQRDRIGIFDSGVGGLTVLRELYRQLPHESILYFGDTARLPYGTRSQAEILQFVREILTWMVQQGVKMVIMACNTSSALALEAVRSEFPLPILGVILPGARAAVQQGRRIGVIATPATAASNAYRRAILEMDAEARVWQVGCPEFVPLIEQGRIDEPYTYEVAREYLAPLMQQQIDTLIYGCTHYPHLAPVLRQILPPSVQLVDPAVWVVTAAAQELEVLGLRDNQPPLPTQFTVSGCPQQFAQLSVQWLGFTPAVEKVSLPAVFAQPVRLESAE, from the coding sequence ATGAATTCATCCTTCTCTCCCAGATCCTTCAATCCTTCATCCTTTACTGGAGAACCCCAGCGCGACAGAATCGGAATTTTTGACAGCGGTGTGGGTGGCCTCACTGTTTTAAGGGAACTCTACCGGCAGCTTCCCCATGAATCTATCCTGTATTTTGGGGATACGGCTCGGTTGCCCTACGGAACTCGCTCACAAGCCGAAATTTTGCAGTTCGTGCGCGAGATTCTCACCTGGATGGTGCAACAGGGCGTGAAAATGGTGATCATGGCCTGCAACACCAGTTCAGCCCTTGCCTTGGAAGCTGTGCGATCTGAATTTCCCTTGCCTATTTTAGGCGTGATTCTTCCAGGTGCTCGCGCTGCTGTTCAGCAAGGGCGGCGAATTGGGGTGATCGCCACGCCGGCAACGGCTGCTAGCAATGCCTACCGCCGCGCCATTTTAGAAATGGACGCCGAAGCTAGGGTTTGGCAAGTGGGCTGTCCGGAGTTTGTGCCCCTGATCGAGCAAGGGCGGATCGATGAACCCTACACTTACGAAGTGGCGCGGGAATACCTGGCACCGCTGATGCAGCAGCAGATTGACACCCTAATCTATGGCTGCACCCATTACCCCCATTTAGCGCCGGTGTTGCGCCAGATTTTGCCTCCCTCGGTGCAGTTGGTCGATCCGGCTGTGTGGGTGGTGACAGCAGCCGCCCAGGAATTGGAAGTGCTGGGTTTGCGAGACAACCAACCCCCCTTGCCCACCCAATTTACCGTTAGTGGGTGCCCACAACAGTTTGCCCAACTGTCTGTGCAGTGGTTGGGTTTTACACCGGCTGTTGAAAAGGTGTCTTTGCCGGCAGTTTTCGCCCAGCCTGTGCGACTAGAATCTGCTGAATAA
- a CDS encoding N-acetylmuramoyl-L-alanine amidase, protein MRFHWLLPSLFTIFLLSTPAEAAKLQSWRFDAAQNRLYINTEGGVQPRAQLLANPTRLVIDLPGTTVGRNPLAQPVGGAIKSVRVGQFDGQTTRLVIELNPGYTLDPQKVLVRGTTASRWTVQLPTPQPIAEAPGDSPQETSPGASSDTAGSPTVLENVRVTPDGLFLRTSGRSPQVKVQRTRDRSVVNIELQNATVKPDLQGFEQAVNRYGIQQLKVSQVRNSGPVARISLKVTNPKDEWEATVTNLGGVIVLPKGARVASGSPNQPSPAANAGDVATIEAVQLAGNGEQLLIRTDKPFTYTSDWEQGSGAYKIVISSARVGAKVRSPITNSRTSVSSVQIQQTDSNTVAISVRPAAGVQITELNQPTAQLLSLQLQRAESNNAPPPRTNYPPSQNPGIRNGRAVVIVDPGHGGRDVGAVGIGAIREADIVLDISLQVAQLLEQQGVQAILTRSDDREIDLEPRVQLAERVNATLFVSIHANAIDMSRPEVNGIETYYYSNGERLAATIHNSMLQSTGSRDRGVRQARFYVLRKTSMPAVLVETGFVTGAEDAPKLANAAYRQRMAEAIARGILQYIQQNQ, encoded by the coding sequence GTGAGATTCCACTGGCTACTACCCAGTTTGTTTACCATCTTTTTGCTGTCAACTCCCGCCGAAGCAGCTAAACTGCAATCTTGGCGTTTTGACGCAGCTCAGAACCGGCTATACATTAACACAGAGGGCGGCGTTCAACCGAGGGCGCAGCTGCTGGCCAATCCAACCCGGTTGGTGATTGATTTGCCCGGTACAACCGTAGGGCGTAACCCCCTGGCGCAACCAGTGGGAGGCGCAATTAAATCGGTGCGCGTGGGACAGTTTGACGGCCAGACAACTCGCCTTGTGATCGAGTTAAACCCCGGTTACACCCTAGATCCCCAAAAAGTTCTAGTCCGAGGCACAACAGCCAGCCGGTGGACAGTACAATTACCGACTCCCCAACCGATTGCTGAAGCTCCTGGAGACTCCCCCCAGGAAACGTCCCCAGGAGCAAGCTCAGACACAGCCGGCTCACCCACTGTGCTTGAGAATGTAAGGGTTACACCCGATGGATTGTTCCTTCGTACAAGCGGACGCTCTCCCCAAGTTAAAGTGCAGCGCACACGAGATCGCTCGGTTGTCAACATAGAGCTGCAAAATGCGACGGTTAAACCCGATTTACAAGGGTTTGAGCAGGCGGTAAATCGCTATGGTATCCAGCAACTGAAAGTCAGCCAAGTTAGAAATTCCGGGCCGGTGGCTCGCATTTCTTTAAAAGTCACCAACCCCAAAGACGAATGGGAGGCAACGGTCACCAACTTAGGCGGAGTGATCGTTTTACCCAAAGGAGCAAGAGTCGCTTCGGGTAGTCCAAACCAGCCCTCACCTGCGGCGAATGCCGGCGATGTAGCCACAATTGAAGCGGTTCAGTTAGCCGGCAATGGCGAACAACTGTTAATTAGAACAGATAAGCCGTTTACCTACACCAGCGACTGGGAACAGGGATCTGGAGCCTACAAGATTGTCATCTCCTCAGCGCGGGTGGGTGCCAAAGTCAGAAGCCCTATCACAAATTCAAGGACTTCTGTCTCATCTGTGCAGATCCAGCAGACAGACTCAAACACTGTAGCCATTTCAGTGCGACCGGCAGCCGGTGTGCAAATTACAGAACTCAATCAGCCCACAGCCCAACTGCTATCCTTGCAACTGCAACGCGCTGAAAGCAATAACGCGCCCCCGCCGAGAACCAATTACCCACCCTCACAAAATCCCGGCATTCGCAACGGGCGAGCTGTGGTCATTGTCGATCCCGGACATGGCGGACGCGATGTCGGTGCAGTCGGCATTGGAGCGATACGGGAGGCCGATATTGTTTTGGACATCTCGCTACAGGTGGCGCAACTGTTGGAACAACAGGGGGTACAGGCCATTTTAACCAGGTCAGATGACCGGGAAATTGACCTAGAACCTCGTGTGCAACTGGCTGAACGGGTGAATGCGACGCTGTTTGTCAGCATCCACGCTAATGCAATTGATATGAGCCGGCCTGAAGTGAATGGCATTGAAACGTATTACTACTCCAACGGTGAGCGTTTAGCTGCGACCATCCACAACAGTATGCTGCAAAGCACCGGCTCTCGCGATCGCGGGGTACGACAGGCCAGATTTTATGTCTTACGCAAAACCTCAATGCCGGCTGTTCTAGTTGAAACAGGTTTTGTTACCGGCGCAGAGGACGCACCTAAACTTGCCAACGCCGCTTACCGGCAGCGTATGGCAGAAGCCATCGCTCGCGGTATCCTGCAATACATCCAACAAAATCAATAG
- a CDS encoding helix-turn-helix domain-containing protein codes for MAGVLKLHITETGEQLKTLLAQQTTARGKERIQALYLLKIGQVQTLKELSVVLGRDTATLYRWFQKYKTEGLEGLLELKKGQGRKPAIPKEAMERLKQRLQKAEKFSNYGEIRIWLKEECGVDASYKVVHEAVRYRLKVKLKAPRNKGFRKKRQQQETLT; via the coding sequence ATGGCAGGGGTTCTCAAGCTCCATATCACCGAGACTGGTGAACAACTCAAAACGCTCCTGGCACAACAGACAACCGCAAGAGGCAAAGAAAGAATTCAAGCCTTGTATTTACTCAAAATTGGCCAGGTTCAGACCCTCAAAGAGCTATCCGTCGTCTTGGGTAGAGATACAGCAACCCTTTATCGCTGGTTTCAAAAGTACAAAACAGAGGGATTAGAAGGGCTGCTAGAACTCAAAAAAGGCCAAGGCAGAAAGCCGGCTATTCCCAAAGAAGCAATGGAACGATTGAAACAACGGCTGCAAAAGGCAGAGAAATTCAGTAACTACGGAGAGATCCGCATTTGGCTGAAAGAAGAGTGCGGTGTCGATGCATCTTACAAAGTCGTCCATGAAGCCGTTAGGTACAGACTAAAAGTGAAATTGAAAGCACCTAGAAACAAGGGCTTCAGAAAAAAGCGTCAGCAACAGGAAACCTTAACGTGA
- the yidD gene encoding membrane protein insertion efficiency factor YidD, which produces MKVLLIALIRAYRTLISPLFPPVCRYQPTCSKYAIEAVERFGAWRGGLMAIRRILRCHPFHAGGYDPVPPAVQPAADTTPEDITA; this is translated from the coding sequence ATGAAAGTTTTACTCATTGCCTTAATTCGGGCCTATCGAACGCTCATTTCTCCTTTGTTTCCCCCAGTTTGTCGCTATCAACCGACTTGTTCTAAGTATGCAATAGAAGCGGTTGAGCGGTTTGGGGCATGGCGCGGGGGACTGATGGCGATCCGGCGAATATTGCGCTGCCATCCCTTCCATGCCGGCGGTTACGATCCAGTCCCCCCAGCAGTTCAACCGGCTGCAGACACAACTCCAGAAGACATCACAGCTTAG
- a CDS encoding acylphosphatase, with protein sequence MQNSSLPNSIRAHVIVSGTVQGVGYRFSTLDEAKSRGITGWVRNLPDGRVEAVFEGTEETVREMIKWCDQGPPASVVKDVFVEYQNPEGLQQFDIRR encoded by the coding sequence ATGCAAAACTCATCACTACCCAATTCTATCCGCGCTCATGTTATCGTTTCTGGGACAGTTCAGGGAGTCGGTTATCGCTTTTCCACACTGGATGAAGCAAAGAGCCGAGGCATCACCGGCTGGGTTCGCAACCTTCCCGATGGACGTGTGGAAGCTGTCTTTGAAGGAACTGAAGAAACCGTCAGAGAAATGATTAAGTGGTGTGATCAAGGGCCACCGGCATCTGTCGTAAAAGACGTTTTCGTAGAGTACCAAAACCCTGAAGGACTTCAACAATTTGACATTCGCCGGTAG
- a CDS encoding CPBP family glutamic-type intramembrane protease: MIIHFLGLEVLWHRVVTAVSTIPDAEAWLGSAALLGIYTLIALPVGFGSGFIKIDIQKSWVVVIGVIAGSLLRPALTEELFFRVLLLPHATENTSPAALWFWGLGGLVIFLVYHPLNAMTFFPVARETFLNPIFLFLAALLGVTCTISYWQSGSLWPPVIIHWVIVAVWLLLLGGYQKLYA, from the coding sequence ATGATAATCCATTTTTTAGGGTTAGAAGTTCTTTGGCATCGCGTAGTTACTGCTGTCTCAACCATTCCAGATGCCGAAGCTTGGCTAGGGTCAGCCGCACTGTTAGGAATTTACACGCTGATTGCATTGCCGGTAGGATTTGGCTCAGGTTTTATTAAAATAGACATTCAAAAATCGTGGGTGGTTGTTATTGGAGTAATCGCGGGTTCTTTGTTAAGACCGGCTCTCACAGAAGAGTTATTTTTCCGCGTCTTACTCTTGCCTCATGCAACAGAAAATACTTCGCCGGCAGCCCTGTGGTTTTGGGGTTTGGGCGGTTTGGTGATTTTTCTTGTGTACCATCCGCTGAACGCAATGACTTTTTTCCCAGTTGCCCGTGAAACTTTTCTAAATCCAATATTTTTATTTCTGGCAGCTCTTTTAGGGGTGACTTGTACGATTTCTTACTGGCAAAGCGGTTCTCTTTGGCCGCCGGTGATAATTCACTGGGTGATTGTAGCAGTCTGGTTGCTGTTGTTAGGTGGATATCAAAAGCTTTATGCTTGA
- a CDS encoding DUF1823 family protein: MSELPALNNETIWAILNEEIEDATVNQLIWHYLGYRYDEAAGKWDASAVGDEWRDEYPEPPDFIENRPPTVKLTRSIPPENKQLLKEQLGFKGYKVGEFGPRQTRRATMANWLLSYMSGAKSGEL, from the coding sequence ATGTCTGAACTGCCGGCACTGAATAATGAAACGATTTGGGCAATCCTTAATGAAGAAATTGAGGATGCGACGGTGAACCAATTAATTTGGCATTACTTAGGATATCGCTATGATGAAGCCGCCGGCAAGTGGGATGCTTCTGCTGTTGGGGATGAATGGCGAGATGAGTATCCTGAACCGCCAGATTTTATAGAAAACCGCCCGCCTACGGTGAAACTCACTCGCTCGATTCCACCGGAAAATAAGCAACTATTGAAAGAGCAGTTGGGTTTTAAAGGCTACAAAGTGGGTGAATTTGGCCCTAGACAAACTCGACGGGCGACGATGGCTAATTGGCTGTTGAGTTATATGAGTGGCGCTAAAAGTGGGGAACTGTAA
- a CDS encoding serine/threonine-protein kinase — MLKLCSVLQNRYQLKHQLSDHPVRQTWLAEDLESQDQVVVKLLAFGGQMQWDDLKLFEREAKVLQQLNHPQIPKYRDYFAVDESNLWFGLVQEYIPGSSLKQLLEEGQQFSEQQVRQIAQDVLEILIYLHELKPPVIHRDIKPSNLILGADDRVYLVDFGAVQNRPSATGATFTVVGTYGYTPLEQYGGQTVPASDLYALGATLIHLLTGTAPAELPQRDLRVQWSDRITSNVSGNFVRWVDQLIQPAVERRFPSAVRARDALKGALTIPWAIAEVPAVADTCAIVNHSPERLEIEIPARVEVEVIEPVKKVLNRGLEAVQSSLNTVFSQLQDSAGSIPKQAILLRAGVVGGALVLLSFAFPVIIYTMQFLNLLIPALMLLAIFILLGSWRVYPRSYFERTYVCFELDNFVMEWQQVWLYNYRRETGVTSEIQDVSVATYGESNDCESNSPHSAVVITAGPSQNEWEKYIFGQELSEAELIKLTNEIRAWLAGESQ, encoded by the coding sequence ATGCTCAAATTATGCTCTGTATTGCAGAATCGCTATCAGCTCAAACACCAGCTCAGTGATCATCCCGTGCGTCAGACTTGGTTGGCAGAGGATTTAGAATCGCAAGATCAAGTTGTGGTCAAGCTGCTGGCTTTTGGAGGTCAGATGCAGTGGGATGACCTCAAACTGTTTGAACGCGAGGCGAAGGTGCTGCAACAGCTAAACCATCCGCAGATTCCCAAATATCGAGATTATTTTGCAGTTGATGAGTCTAATCTGTGGTTTGGCTTGGTTCAAGAGTATATCCCCGGTTCGTCGCTGAAGCAATTGCTAGAAGAGGGGCAGCAGTTTTCTGAGCAGCAAGTTCGCCAAATCGCGCAAGATGTGCTGGAGATTTTAATTTATCTGCATGAACTGAAGCCGCCGGTGATTCACCGCGATATTAAGCCAAGTAATTTAATTTTAGGGGCGGATGATCGGGTTTATTTGGTGGATTTTGGGGCGGTGCAAAACCGGCCAAGTGCAACGGGCGCAACATTTACGGTGGTGGGAACTTACGGATATACGCCCCTTGAACAATATGGCGGTCAAACCGTGCCGGCATCCGATCTTTATGCCTTGGGTGCGACGCTGATTCATTTGCTCACCGGCACAGCGCCGGCAGAATTGCCACAACGGGATTTGCGTGTTCAGTGGAGCGATCGCATCACTTCTAATGTCAGTGGAAATTTTGTGCGGTGGGTTGATCAACTGATACAGCCGGCTGTGGAAAGAAGATTTCCTTCAGCAGTGCGAGCACGGGATGCGCTGAAAGGTGCGCTCACGATTCCTTGGGCGATCGCAGAGGTTCCTGCCGTTGCCGACACTTGTGCGATCGTCAATCACTCGCCGGAACGGTTAGAGATTGAAATTCCGGCGCGTGTGGAAGTTGAAGTAATTGAGCCGGTTAAAAAAGTTCTCAATCGGGGTTTAGAAGCAGTGCAAAGCAGTTTAAATACTGTGTTTAGCCAATTGCAGGATTCAGCCGGAAGTATCCCAAAACAAGCAATTTTATTGCGTGCCGGTGTTGTCGGCGGTGCTTTAGTGCTGCTCAGTTTTGCGTTTCCTGTAATTATTTACACCATGCAATTTTTAAACTTATTAATTCCGGCTTTAATGTTGCTGGCTATTTTCATTTTACTGGGGAGTTGGCGTGTGTATCCCCGAAGTTATTTTGAGCGCACTTATGTTTGTTTTGAATTGGATAATTTTGTCATGGAATGGCAGCAGGTGTGGCTCTATAATTATCGTCGGGAAACTGGGGTAACCTCTGAAATTCAAGATGTGTCAGTTGCGACTTATGGTGAGAGCAACGATTGTGAGAGTAATTCGCCTCACTCAGCCGTTGTCATTACTGCCGGCCCTTCTCAAAATGAATGGGAGAAATATATATTTGGTCAAGAATTGAGTGAAGCTGAGTTAATTAAGTTGACAAATGAAATTCGGGCTTGGTTGGCAGGAGAATCTCAATAA
- a CDS encoding helix-turn-helix domain-containing protein, which translates to MPVKDFLTSLQRKRLQKAIRKSDCPRLREHALILLLQNDGKTYEEIADFIGCSYRTVAYWCVHGDPDNLDSLRDKREQGNYRKANEGYIQSLLESIKKDPKKLGYEFDLWTSQRLATHLAQQTGIEISATQITRILRKHKVRLPMSRI; encoded by the coding sequence ATGCCGGTTAAAGACTTTCTCACCTCACTGCAAAGAAAGCGTCTGCAAAAAGCTATCCGGAAGAGTGATTGCCCGCGCTTGCGCGAACACGCTTTAATTTTGTTATTACAAAATGACGGTAAAACTTACGAAGAAATTGCTGATTTTATCGGGTGTTCCTACCGAACCGTTGCTTATTGGTGCGTGCATGGCGATCCGGATAATCTCGACAGCTTGAGAGATAAGCGAGAGCAAGGTAACTATCGCAAAGCGAATGAGGGCTACATTCAATCATTACTAGAATCGATCAAGAAAGACCCGAAAAAGCTGGGTTATGAGTTTGATCTGTGGACAAGTCAACGCTTAGCAACGCATCTGGCGCAGCAAACCGGCATTGAAATTAGTGCCACGCAAATTACGCGCATTTTACGCAAGCACAAGGTTCGTTTACCGATGAGTAGAATTTAA
- the nusA gene encoding transcription termination factor NusA, with product MVSLPGLKAIIDVMSRERNLPKQAVQNALTEALLKGYERYRRMQSLEGSNFPEDYFNNFKVELDLEAEGFRVLATKTVVEAASQPDQEVAFNTKPAAAAGLGDTVVVDVTPDQGEFGRLAALQTKQVLTQKLQEQQCQLIKEQFLELRGTVVQARVIRIERKATIVGVSSGAGKPEVEAELPNYEKLLQDNYSTDAKLKVYLKKVYETPRQGPQLRVSRATTGLVAGILSGIVPEIQQEIIQIIGVVRDATPASPLVVSRSKIAVDTQQPDLDPVAVCVGENGARLQAVMHELRGEKVDIIRWSDDPATYIARALCPAKVEKVLLVDPETLVAEVFLPADQLPLALGPDEQNLRLAARLTGWQIELKT from the coding sequence ATGGTCAGTTTACCCGGACTCAAAGCAATAATCGACGTCATGAGTCGAGAGCGCAACTTGCCGAAGCAAGCCGTCCAGAACGCCCTAACAGAAGCGCTGCTAAAAGGATACGAGCGCTATCGTCGGATGCAAAGCCTGGAAGGGTCAAACTTTCCGGAAGACTACTTCAACAACTTTAAAGTTGAACTTGATTTGGAAGCAGAAGGCTTTCGAGTCCTCGCAACCAAAACTGTTGTGGAAGCAGCCAGCCAGCCAGATCAGGAGGTTGCCTTCAACACAAAACCGGCTGCAGCAGCCGGCTTAGGCGACACCGTTGTTGTAGACGTGACACCCGATCAGGGGGAATTTGGGCGTCTCGCCGCACTACAAACCAAGCAGGTGCTCACCCAAAAACTACAAGAACAGCAGTGCCAGCTCATTAAAGAACAGTTTCTAGAGCTTAGAGGCACCGTTGTGCAAGCAAGGGTGATTCGCATTGAGCGCAAAGCCACCATTGTTGGAGTCAGCAGTGGTGCCGGCAAGCCAGAGGTAGAGGCGGAACTGCCTAATTATGAAAAGTTGCTCCAAGACAACTATTCAACGGATGCCAAGCTGAAAGTTTACCTCAAAAAAGTGTATGAAACTCCCCGGCAAGGGCCGCAACTGCGCGTTTCTAGAGCAACAACAGGTTTAGTTGCCGGCATTTTATCCGGCATTGTCCCAGAAATTCAGCAGGAAATTATCCAAATTATTGGAGTGGTGAGAGATGCAACACCGGCTTCTCCTTTGGTTGTCTCTCGTAGTAAAATTGCGGTGGATACTCAACAGCCAGATTTAGACCCCGTTGCCGTTTGTGTGGGAGAAAATGGAGCGCGATTGCAAGCGGTGATGCATGAATTGCGGGGCGAAAAAGTTGATATTATTCGATGGTCTGATGACCCCGCAACCTATATTGCAAGAGCTTTGTGTCCGGCAAAGGTGGAGAAGGTTCTGCTCGTCGATCCAGAAACACTGGTTGCTGAAGTTTTCTTGCCGGCAGACCAGTTGCCTTTAGCATTAGGGCCAGATGAGCAAAACCTCCGTCTTGCTGCTCGTTTGACGGGTTGGCAAATTGAACTTAAAACTTAA